In Leguminivora glycinivorella isolate SPB_JAAS2020 chromosome 19, LegGlyc_1.1, whole genome shotgun sequence, a single genomic region encodes these proteins:
- the LOC125236777 gene encoding uncharacterized protein LOC125236777 has protein sequence MMAFMELMRLKIRILTSTGLSGYVVILSVLKMHFALLAIEGTEGNPGPVSATQTMLLSDAGMLEVFTLLGAVLHFFGDIAVFTYYNLRYIQPTLFYTGQVEHI, from the exons ATGATGGCATTTATGGAGCTGATGCGGCTAAAA ATCCGAATATTGACCTCTACCGGACTAAGCGGTTATGTTGTCATCCTTTCAGTCCTTAAAATGCATTTCGCTCTTCTTGCCATCGAAGGAACTGAAGGAA ATCCAGGTCCGGTTTCAGCAACACAAACTATGCTATTGAGCGACGCGGGCATGCTAGAAGTCTTCACTCTACTCGGAGCAG TACTTCATTTCTTCGGCGACATTGCAGTTTTCACCTACTACAACCTGAGGTACATTCAGCCAACACTGTTCTATACTGGACAAGTTGAACATATTTGA